ACCCCTGCAGCCATTGCCTCAAGAAGTGGCCTATGACGAAGGCAAGGCACGATTGGGCAAGCGCCTGTTTTTCGATACCCTGCTCTCCAAGGACCGCAGTGTGTCCTGCGCCACCTGCCACGACCCCGATCACGGCGGCGCCGAGCCACGCCAGGTCTCCATTGGAATCGGAAACCAGAAGGGCACACTGAATGCGCCGACGGTTTACAATTCATATTACAATTTCAGGCAGTTCTGGGATGGCCGCGCCCTTGACCTGAAAGAACAGGCAGCCGGTCCTCTGCACAACCCTATAGAAATGGCTATGACGGCTGAGGAGGTAGTGCAGCGTCTCAACGATCATGCCGAATATCCGCTGCTTTTTTCACGCGTCTATCATCAGTCTCGCGTCCGGTTCGAAGATGTCACCGATGCCATCGCTGAGTTCGAGAAGGCCCTGTTTACACCGGACAGCCCTTTCGATCGCTACCTGAGAGGTGAAATTGAACTGGCGGCAGATGAAAAAGAGGGTTATCTGTTGTTCAGAACCATGGGTTGCGTCACCTGCCATAACGGTATCAATCTGGGTGGGAATTCGTATCAATATATCGGTGCGGTCAATCCGCTTGAGAAAGACGTTGAAGCCGGTGACCTCTATGCCCGTACCGGCGATCCCTTCGATCGCAACCGGTTCAAGGTGCCGAGCCTGCGCAATATTGAACTCACCTCACCCTATCTGCACGACGGTAGCAAAAGCACTCTGGGCGAAACGCTGGCGACCATGGCCTTCCACAATCTGGGGTTTGATCTCACAGCGGAGGAGAACCGTCAGCTGACCGCTTTTCTCAAGACGCTGACCGGCAAACGCCCTGCGATACTGGAGTCGCCGTGAGGCTTCAATTCAAGATCTATGTGGCATTGATTCTCGCCCTGCTGGCGGGATTGACCTTTTTTTATTCCAAGTCACGAACTGATGCGCTGCTGTCAGGTCATAATCAGGTTATCCATAATCTGGCAGAGATGGAGCTGATGAACAAGCGTGTGGACGAAGAGATATGGAGTACCGCCTACCGTCTCTATCACAATTATGATGAAGTGCACCGACTGATAAAGGAGATCAGGAATTTGGGGGGGGAGATACATGTCCTGGATTTCCTCGCCTCAGCGGAATACCGACCTTTCTGGGAAAAGCTAGACAAATTCAACCAGCTGTTGGAACAAAAGGAACAGGACATCATCCGTTACGCCACACTCAATTCCCTGGTCAAGAACTCGGTCTCCCATGTACCGGGACTGACGCATCGCTACATAAAGAATTTCGTCAATGAAGACCAGACGTACGTAGAGGACCTGTCGCAAGCGACCTCCCTCGTGTTTCTTGCCAGCAACGCTATGGATGCCGAGCTGCTGACCGGATTCAAGGAGGTGCTGCAAAGGCTGCAAGACAAGGAATTTGCCGATCCGGATAGAAAACGATTCAATCGGGTGTTTCTGTCGCATGCCCGAATCGTCGACAGATACCTGGCTCAGTACGTACCGGTTTTTACGGGGATTCTCGATATCCCCATCGATAAAGCCCTGCATGGCGCCAGTGAGCTGTTTCTCGATATCAGTAAACGGCAGGCAGAGAGTGTCCATCTTTGGTCACTGTTGATCACGCTTGCTTTCATCGGATCCCTGGGCATGATCGTCGTTTTTTTGATCAACCTGGACAGGCGGCACAGGGAATTGTCGGATTTACATACCGCACTTGAGCAGGGTGCGACCATCGACCGTCTGACCGGTTTACAAAACCGTTTCGCTTTCGAGCGTTCACTCAAGACTGACACTGAGCAGGCGCTTATCATTATCAACATCGATGGCTTCAAACATATTAATAACTTTTACGGTCATGAGGCCGGAGACAGTATTCTTGTGCAGATGGCAGCGGTTTTACAGTCTGCCCTAGCCCCGTTGGGGCATGGATTGTTCCGCCTCGGCGGTGACGATTTCGGTGTTCTTGTCGAAGGTGGAACGGATGATCCGGAAATGCTCGCTCGTAAACTGATACGGACAATGGAGCATGCGCTTTTTAGCTTTGACGACAATCCGGTACCGATCAATGTGACTGCCGGCCTGTCAACAGTCGCCCCGCTACTGGAAACGGCCAATCTGACACTCAACCAGATCAAGCGTACCCGGATGAAGTTTCTCGCCTACGATCCTGATGTGGGTCAAAAGGCCAGGATGAGAGACAACCTGAGTATGATCCGCGTATTGAAAGAGGCGATCAACAATGACGCGGTCATACCCTATTTCATGCCGATCATGAATAATCGCAGTCAGTGTATTGAGCATTACGAATGTCTGGTTCGCGTCATGACCGAGGATGGTACGCTTCTACTGCCCGATGAATTTCTGTCTGTTGCGAGAGAGGGGCGTCTGAATGCGGATCTGACACGGATCATGATTGAAAAGAGCTTTAAGGCATTTGCCGATACTGAGCTTGAGTTTTCGGTCAATCTTGCAATTGAGGATATTCTTGATCCGGAGGTGACAGAATTCCTGTTCCATCGACTTGAACAGTCACCCGGTATAGGACGGCGTCTGACTCTGGAGATACTGGAGAGTGAAGAGGTCAAAAGCTACGAAGCGATTGCGGATTTCGTCAGACGCTCGGCAGACTACGAATGCAGGATAGCTATCGATGATTTCGGCAGCGGTTACTCAAACCTGCGCCATCTATTGGAACTGAATATTCATACGCTGAAAATCGATGGATCGCTGATACGGAACATCATGGAGGATCCGCATGCCGCGCAGGCCATTCAGGCAATCACCACGCTTGCGCATAAAATCGGCATCACTTCGATAGTTGCAGAATATGTATGCTCAAAAGAGATCCAGGCTCGGGTCAGCGAAATGGGGATTGAGTATTCACAGGGATTCCATATCGGCCAGCCCCTGCCTCATTTACTTGAGCTGTCGAAGCTGGATTGAACACTCTCGGCTATCCACTCTACCTCTCCCCAGCAGTGGGCCTTGTAAAAGCAAGCCGCTAACAGACGTAAATCTTAATCAGTTCGCAAATGAGCGCAATTTCTGTATTTTTTATCTATCCCATATGGAGCGGCAGGTTAGGGGCTGTGTTGAAACATGTTGTACAGCAAATAGATATCTTACGTTTATTCGCGTTCATTTGCGGACATGAAAAACATTCGCGAGTATTCGCGGTTTACTAATACCACTCGCTATCGCCAGGTCACCGATTCAGTGACTGAATATTGTGAGTAATCAGGAGTTATTTTGTATCGGTTGCGACAATTCAGCAGTTGTCAGATCAATACTATCCTGTCATGCCGATATTCATCGCGCGTTCCTGTGCGATCTGATAAAGATTCAGTGCCGATATAAGGGATTTAAGTGAAGCGCTGACACTATCCTGATCAAATGCCGCTCCGGCGAATGATTGGCCATCTATATCAAGCAGTACATAGGCAACAGCTTCCGCGTCGGTACCCTCACCGATCGCATGTTCATGATAGTCAAGAACCCGCGCCTGTGTGTGAAAGGCTTGAGTCCAGGCGTCCATAAATGCAGAGATTGCCCCCTCACCCTGTCCGTGAATAGTCCTGGCTTGGTCGTTGTCTGACAGCTTGACATCGATCACGTCACTTCCCTGGTGGGAGTCAAGGCGGTAGCCTTCCAGCCTGGTGGGACGGATGTCGGCCACAAAGTGGTTTTGAAAGAGTTCAAAGATGGTTTTACTGTCGACCTCACCCTCACATGATTCGCTTGTCCGTTGCACAATGGCGGACAATTCCGTCTGGATCCAGCGCGGCAACATCAGAGCGTAATCCCGTTCCAGGACGTAGGCCACCCCTCCCTTGCCCGACTGGCTGTTGACCCGGATTACCGCCTGATAATCCCGGCCGATATCCTGTGGGTCGATCGGCAGATAGGCGACCTGCCAGGGTTCGTCCGATTGCTGGCGATGCAGACATTTACGAATAGCATCCTGATGGGAACCGGAGAAGGCGGTATACACCAACTCCCCCACCCAGGGGTGTCGCGGGTGCACCGGCAGGCCTGTGCACTGAGCATAAATCTGAATAATCTCGTCAGGTCTGGAGAGGTCGATCTCCGGATCAATACCCTGACTATAGAGATTCATGCCCATTGTAATCAGGTCCATGTTGCCGGTTCGCTCACCATTGCCCATCAATGTACCCTCAACCCGATCGGCGCCGGCAAGCAGGGCGAGTTCTGCGGCGGCTATCGCGCATCCACGATCATTATGGGTGTGAACAGAGACGATTACCGATTCGCGGTTCTGCAGATGTCGGCAGAAGTATTCAACCTGGTCTGCAAACAGATTTGGGGTGCTGCTCTCTACCGTGGCGGGCAGGTTGATAATACAGGGATCATCCGGTGTGGGCCGCCAGACATCGATGACCGCCGCGCAGACCTCCACGGCGTAATCCCATTCGGTATTTGAAAAACTCTCCGGTGAATATTGAAACACCCATTCGGTTTCAGGGTGGTTGGCGGCCTCACTTTGCAGCATTTCTGCTCCTTGAACAGCGATTTCCCTGATACCGTCGCGATTACGGTCAAAAACCCTTTCACGCTGCACCGTGGAGGTGGAATTGTAGACATGTACAATTGCCCGGTGTACGCCCTTCAAGGACTCAAAGGTCTTGCGGATCAATGTTTCACGGGCTTGCACCAGAACCTGGATCGTGACGTCGCGTGGAATCTGATCCTCTTCGATCAGCCAGCGCACGAAGTCATAATCGGTTTGGCTGGCGGCGGGGAAACCGACTTCTATCTGTTTCAGACCGAGCTTCACCAGGAGTGCCCACAAACGGCGTTTCTGTACCACATTCATTGGTTCAAGCAATGCCTGGTTGCCATCGCGTAAATCGACGCTGGCCCAGATCGGAGCGCTATCGATCGTCTGGTTTGGCCACTGGCGGTCATGCATCGGCACGGCCTGCATAGGACGGTATTTACGGTGGTCAAATCGGTTCACGGTGAATCTCCTGCAGCAGGTTTATTGGCTAACTATGTGAGCTCTTCCTGGCAACCGGGATGTCGCCACCGGCCATAACCAAATCCCTGGTCTTTATATGGCGATGAGGACTCCCCTGTGCAAACCCTTATGGGGTGATTGCCCCGTACCCGGAACTTGTGATTCCGGATCTTAATGAGTACGGCTTGTGGCCGATGGTGAAAGATTAATGCAGAATGACCGGCAATGGATTGCGAAATATACTTTAATATTTGCAAAAAAAATAAAATAATAGCTAAAATATATAAAATAACGCAATAAAATAGCGAAATATTTGACGATAGGGCAACTTGATGAATCTGGACCGCTACGATCGACACATACTAGATGAACTGCAGCGGGATGGACGTATCAGTAATCAGGACCTGGCCGAACGGATCGGTCTTTCTCCCTCGCCCTGCCTGCGTCGGGTACGCGCGTTGGAGGAGTCCGGCATCATCACCGGATATAGGGCCCAACTGGATGCGGGCAAATTGGATCTCAAACTGATGGCGCTGATACACATCGCCATGGATCGCCATACCCCCGAGCGTTTTGAAAATTTCGAACATAAGATCAAAAATCTGCCGGAGGTTCTGGAGTGTCTGCTGATCACCGGCCAAGATGCGGACTATCAAGTCAAGGTGGTAGTGCGGGATATGGAGGCCTATCAGGCCCTTTTATTGAATAAGATCACACGTATCGAGGGGGTAACGGGTGTCCACTCCAGTTTTGTCATGCGCAAGGTAGTGGATAAAAGGGCGTTGCCGGTTTGAGGCGGCGATCTACAATCAATTATTGATGGGGCCGGCATCTATTGCCCCGCTGAGTCCCACAACCTGATCCTTCGTCTATGCGCTGTTTTGCGCCTCGGTCAGTAATGGGGTCTGATAAAAGTGTTGGGACAGCCAGTTGACCGCCTCTTCCTCATCATAGAAGGACTTTACCGGGATATCCTTGAAATAGGTATTGGCCGCAATGCGCGTCATGATCACATCCTTGTGATCCCGTTCTATGAAGGCAACTGCCTTCAAGCGCCGTTTCGTCTGCTGAAGCATGGCTATCTGCACTGGAATTGAGATAGCGTAGCGCCCCTTTCTTACGATCAGTGTGGGAAGTGGGAGAGTGAACCTGTCCAAATAGTCAGTGACGGGTTTGATATCCTGTTCTGCCAGTTCTCCATTCGTATAGATGACAGCATGCAGATAGCGACCATCTTCTATACAGAGGGAGACTTTTCCAGTGTCAAGCGGTTCCATGCATATGATTATAGCCGATCCCGCACGACTGTATGTGTCCGAAATTTTCGGCTGTAAAAAATTAAGTCGCGTTGCTGTTTGAGTGTTCATGTAGCTGTTTCCATGCATTTGCACAGGCCCGATATGAGGTATGAGAACTGCCCCGTATCGAGGCTGTTAATCGCTCCTCTCTCTATTACGCAGGTG
This sequence is a window from Candidatus Thiodiazotropha sp. LNASS1. Protein-coding genes within it:
- a CDS encoding cytochrome-c peroxidase, whose amino-acid sequence is MPRVFILSILLLASHLLNQAMALQPLQPLPQEVAYDEGKARLGKRLFFDTLLSKDRSVSCATCHDPDHGGAEPRQVSIGIGNQKGTLNAPTVYNSYYNFRQFWDGRALDLKEQAAGPLHNPIEMAMTAEEVVQRLNDHAEYPLLFSRVYHQSRVRFEDVTDAIAEFEKALFTPDSPFDRYLRGEIELAADEKEGYLLFRTMGCVTCHNGINLGGNSYQYIGAVNPLEKDVEAGDLYARTGDPFDRNRFKVPSLRNIELTSPYLHDGSKSTLGETLATMAFHNLGFDLTAEENRQLTAFLKTLTGKRPAILESP
- a CDS encoding EAL domain-containing protein, with product MRLQFKIYVALILALLAGLTFFYSKSRTDALLSGHNQVIHNLAEMELMNKRVDEEIWSTAYRLYHNYDEVHRLIKEIRNLGGEIHVLDFLASAEYRPFWEKLDKFNQLLEQKEQDIIRYATLNSLVKNSVSHVPGLTHRYIKNFVNEDQTYVEDLSQATSLVFLASNAMDAELLTGFKEVLQRLQDKEFADPDRKRFNRVFLSHARIVDRYLAQYVPVFTGILDIPIDKALHGASELFLDISKRQAESVHLWSLLITLAFIGSLGMIVVFLINLDRRHRELSDLHTALEQGATIDRLTGLQNRFAFERSLKTDTEQALIIINIDGFKHINNFYGHEAGDSILVQMAAVLQSALAPLGHGLFRLGGDDFGVLVEGGTDDPEMLARKLIRTMEHALFSFDDNPVPINVTAGLSTVAPLLETANLTLNQIKRTRMKFLAYDPDVGQKARMRDNLSMIRVLKEAINNDAVIPYFMPIMNNRSQCIEHYECLVRVMTEDGTLLLPDEFLSVAREGRLNADLTRIMIEKSFKAFADTELEFSVNLAIEDILDPEVTEFLFHRLEQSPGIGRRLTLEILESEEVKSYEAIADFVRRSADYECRIAIDDFGSGYSNLRHLLELNIHTLKIDGSLIRNIMEDPHAAQAIQAITTLAHKIGITSIVAEYVCSKEIQARVSEMGIEYSQGFHIGQPLPHLLELSKLD
- the leuA gene encoding 2-isopropylmalate synthase, whose protein sequence is MNRFDHRKYRPMQAVPMHDRQWPNQTIDSAPIWASVDLRDGNQALLEPMNVVQKRRLWALLVKLGLKQIEVGFPAASQTDYDFVRWLIEEDQIPRDVTIQVLVQARETLIRKTFESLKGVHRAIVHVYNSTSTVQRERVFDRNRDGIREIAVQGAEMLQSEAANHPETEWVFQYSPESFSNTEWDYAVEVCAAVIDVWRPTPDDPCIINLPATVESSTPNLFADQVEYFCRHLQNRESVIVSVHTHNDRGCAIAAAELALLAGADRVEGTLMGNGERTGNMDLITMGMNLYSQGIDPEIDLSRPDEIIQIYAQCTGLPVHPRHPWVGELVYTAFSGSHQDAIRKCLHRQQSDEPWQVAYLPIDPQDIGRDYQAVIRVNSQSGKGGVAYVLERDYALMLPRWIQTELSAIVQRTSESCEGEVDSKTIFELFQNHFVADIRPTRLEGYRLDSHQGSDVIDVKLSDNDQARTIHGQGEGAISAFMDAWTQAFHTQARVLDYHEHAIGEGTDAEAVAYVLLDIDGQSFAGAAFDQDSVSASLKSLISALNLYQIAQERAMNIGMTG
- a CDS encoding Lrp/AsnC family transcriptional regulator, with protein sequence MNLDRYDRHILDELQRDGRISNQDLAERIGLSPSPCLRRVRALEESGIITGYRAQLDAGKLDLKLMALIHIAMDRHTPERFENFEHKIKNLPEVLECLLITGQDADYQVKVVVRDMEAYQALLLNKITRIEGVTGVHSSFVMRKVVDKRALPV